Proteins from one Faecalibacterium sp. I3-3-33 genomic window:
- a CDS encoding MupG family TIM beta-alpha barrel fold protein, which produces MLKTLGRSVYLTQFEEQRASLSAFAAGGAPVFISLHISEEFDAAYCARVQEMCDFLAAQGWRILADVSEKTIRQFGCADLTALAKQLHLWGLRLDYGFSVEEMCTLAQQLPVAVNASTTTPEVARQLAAGGGTVIAMHNFYPRPETGLDPEFLRESTAALQAEGLQVYGFIPGDALLRGPLYKGLPTLEAHRTAAPSAAFADLALNYGLDGIFAGDPEVSTREQEYIRHFCTTGELCLPVALRPGYETLHDRTFTCRPDSPKGLVRYQESRLYSCFGSTVQPDNCVERRRRCVTMDNIGYGRYSGEIQLVRADLPADEKVNVIGEVPAEYDLLLDCIKRGKTFRMVKTS; this is translated from the coding sequence ATGCTTAAAACACTCGGACGGTCAGTGTATCTGACGCAGTTTGAGGAACAGCGTGCGTCGCTTTCCGCTTTTGCGGCAGGCGGCGCGCCTGTTTTTATCTCACTGCATATCAGCGAAGAATTTGATGCCGCTTACTGCGCCCGCGTGCAGGAGATGTGCGACTTTCTGGCGGCACAGGGCTGGCGCATTCTGGCAGATGTGTCGGAAAAGACCATCCGGCAGTTCGGCTGTGCCGACCTGACCGCGCTGGCAAAGCAGCTGCACCTGTGGGGTTTGCGGCTGGACTACGGCTTCTCGGTGGAGGAGATGTGCACCCTTGCGCAGCAGCTGCCCGTTGCCGTCAACGCCTCCACCACCACCCCGGAGGTGGCGCGGCAGCTGGCGGCGGGCGGCGGCACGGTCATCGCCATGCACAACTTCTACCCCCGCCCGGAGACCGGCCTTGACCCGGAATTTCTGCGCGAGAGCACTGCAGCTTTGCAGGCCGAGGGCTTGCAGGTGTACGGCTTTATCCCCGGCGATGCCCTGCTGCGCGGCCCGCTGTACAAGGGCTTGCCCACGCTGGAAGCCCACCGCACCGCTGCCCCCTCGGCAGCCTTTGCGGATTTGGCGCTGAACTACGGGCTGGACGGCATTTTTGCGGGCGACCCGGAGGTCAGCACCCGGGAGCAGGAGTACATCCGTCACTTCTGCACCACCGGCGAGCTCTGCCTGCCGGTCGCCCTGCGCCCCGGCTACGAGACCCTGCACGACCGCACCTTTACCTGCCGCCCGGATTCGCCCAAAGGGCTTGTGCGGTATCAGGAATCCCGGCTCTACTCCTGCTTTGGCAGCACCGTGCAGCCGGACAACTGTGTGGAGCGCCGCCGCCGCTGCGTGACCATGGATAACATCGGCTACGGCCGCTACTCCGGCGAGATCCAGCTTGTGCGCGCCGACCTGC
- a CDS encoding PTS transporter subunit EIIC — protein sequence MTNEELVRAALEKVGGKSNVLTATNCMTRLRVRVKDDAKIDDEGLKAIEGVMGIVHDRTGYVEIVVGPGKCRKCADICRDMGIPADAAASTANDWQTNKAAVKAGQKQSKVKELFKTFGDIFIPLIPGVVASGLCAGINSLIGQVVPNYADIPALALISTLLGLMNTCFLGYLTAWVGYRAAEKFGGTPILGGMLGMITGLEGINKISSILGLFNEAVPLDSILRAGRGGVLAVVLGAWCLVKIERWVRKWMPESLDIVFTPLITMILCLVPYILVIMPATGYVSTALCWVVEKLCMSDILIVRIIAGYVSTALFLPMVAMGMHHGLVALYSVQLESFGYVTLYPALAMAGAGQVGAAVAIYFKAKKCGNTRLKNVITGALPAGLLGIGEPLIYGVTLPMGKPFISAGLGAGFGGAFVMAMQVAATAWGPSGLLALFVMTAGPHGVAASVGCYAVGLVICYIMGFIVTNAMVSVEDVANA from the coding sequence ATGACGAATGAAGAACTGGTCCGCGCGGCGCTGGAGAAAGTCGGCGGAAAGAGCAACGTTCTCACCGCAACCAACTGCATGACCCGCCTGCGGGTGCGTGTCAAGGATGACGCCAAGATCGACGACGAGGGCCTGAAGGCCATCGAGGGCGTGATGGGCATTGTGCACGACCGTACCGGCTATGTGGAGATCGTGGTCGGCCCCGGCAAGTGCCGCAAGTGCGCAGATATCTGCCGCGATATGGGCATCCCGGCGGACGCCGCCGCTTCCACCGCCAACGACTGGCAGACCAACAAGGCCGCAGTCAAGGCAGGGCAGAAGCAGAGCAAGGTCAAGGAGCTGTTCAAGACCTTTGGCGATATCTTTATCCCCCTGATCCCGGGCGTTGTGGCTTCCGGTCTGTGCGCCGGCATCAACTCCCTGATCGGTCAGGTGGTGCCGAACTACGCCGACATCCCCGCACTGGCTCTGATCAGCACCCTGCTGGGTCTGATGAACACCTGCTTCCTTGGCTACCTGACCGCATGGGTCGGCTACCGCGCAGCCGAAAAGTTCGGCGGCACCCCCATTCTGGGCGGTATGCTGGGCATGATCACCGGTCTGGAGGGCATCAACAAGATCTCTTCCATTCTGGGTCTGTTCAACGAGGCTGTGCCGCTGGATTCCATCCTGCGTGCAGGCCGCGGCGGCGTTCTGGCCGTTGTGCTGGGCGCATGGTGCCTTGTCAAGATCGAGCGCTGGGTGCGTAAGTGGATGCCCGAATCTCTGGACATCGTGTTCACCCCGCTGATCACCATGATCCTGTGCCTCGTGCCCTATATCCTGGTCATCATGCCCGCCACCGGCTATGTTTCCACCGCGCTGTGCTGGGTGGTTGAAAAGCTGTGCATGAGCGATATCCTGATCGTGCGCATCATTGCCGGTTATGTTTCCACCGCTCTGTTCCTGCCCATGGTCGCTATGGGTATGCACCACGGTCTGGTTGCCCTGTACTCCGTGCAGCTGGAGAGTTTTGGCTACGTTACCCTGTACCCCGCTCTGGCTATGGCCGGTGCAGGTCAGGTTGGCGCTGCTGTCGCTATCTACTTCAAGGCTAAGAAGTGCGGCAACACCCGCCTGAAGAACGTTATCACCGGCGCACTGCCCGCAGGTCTGCTGGGCATCGGCGAGCCGCTGATCTACGGCGTCACCCTGCCCATGGGCAAGCCCTTCATCAGTGCCGGTCTGGGCGCTGGTTTCGGCGGTGCCTTCGTCATGGCCATGCAGGTGGCTGCTACCGCTTGGGGCCCCTCCGGTCTGCTGGCTCTGTTCGTCATGACTGCCGGCCCTCACGGTGTGGCTGCTTCCGTTGGCTGCTACGCAGTGGGTCTGGTCATCTGCTACATCATGGGCTTTATCGTGACCAACGCAATGGTCTCTGTTGAGGACGTTGCCAATGCTTAA
- the murQ gene encoding N-acetylmuramic acid 6-phosphate etherase — protein MGLNLSGMTTETRNPRTMQLDQMSPLEIVTVMNEEDARVPLAIAKCLPQIAQAVTWAAESFEKGGRLFYMGAGTSGRLGVLDAAECPPTFGVPKEMVVGLIAGGEKAFIEAVEGAEDSRELAVEDLKTHGLTANDLVVGIAASGRTPYVLGGLDYAKSVGCHTAAIACNIGSAIGKAAELAIEVNCGPEVLTGSTRLKSGTAQKLILNMISTGSMVRTGKAYQNLMVDVQQTNEKLHTRAENIVIDATGVEREKARAAIDAAGGSVKTAITMLLADCDAKEAARRLEKARGHVREAIRLEVL, from the coding sequence ATGGGATTGAATCTGAGTGGGATGACCACCGAGACCCGCAACCCGCGCACGATGCAGCTGGACCAGATGTCCCCGCTGGAGATCGTGACAGTCATGAACGAGGAGGACGCCCGGGTACCGCTGGCCATTGCCAAGTGCCTGCCGCAGATCGCGCAGGCAGTCACATGGGCGGCAGAATCCTTTGAAAAGGGCGGACGGCTGTTCTATATGGGCGCCGGTACCTCCGGCCGCTTAGGCGTGCTGGACGCCGCCGAGTGCCCGCCCACCTTCGGTGTGCCGAAAGAGATGGTGGTAGGGCTGATCGCCGGCGGCGAAAAAGCCTTTATCGAAGCCGTGGAAGGCGCAGAGGACAGCCGGGAACTGGCTGTTGAGGATCTGAAAACGCACGGCCTGACCGCAAACGACCTTGTGGTAGGCATTGCCGCCTCCGGCCGCACGCCCTATGTGCTGGGCGGTCTGGACTACGCTAAAAGCGTGGGCTGCCACACCGCCGCCATTGCCTGCAATATCGGCAGCGCCATCGGCAAGGCCGCAGAGCTTGCCATCGAGGTGAATTGCGGCCCTGAGGTGCTGACCGGCTCCACCCGGCTCAAGTCCGGCACGGCACAGAAGCTGATTTTGAACATGATCTCCACCGGCTCCATGGTGCGCACCGGCAAGGCCTACCAGAACCTGATGGTGGACGTGCAGCAGACCAACGAAAAGCTGCACACCCGCGCCGAGAACATCGTTATCGACGCCACCGGCGTGGAGCGGGAGAAAGCCCGCGCCGCCATTGACGCAGCGGGCGGCAGCGTAAAGACCGCCATCACCATGCTGCTGGCAGACTGCGATGCCAAGGAAGCCGCCCGGCGGCTGGAAAAAGCTCGCGGTCATGTGCGGGAGGCCATCCGGCTGGAAGTGCTGTAA
- a CDS encoding MurR/RpiR family transcriptional regulator — translation MQNVLLRLREVQPSLSSTERQIAQFILDNPDETTTLTIRDLARRSFSSPSSVVRICRVIGFQGYKELRHALTLELATLGENGSHREKDITPQDSLQEIAEKVTHKNIQSLLDTQRLLLLDELEQCVELIANARTVLLFGIGSSLCVAKDTYLKFLRLDKPCVVNEDSHSQLLQARNATAQDVGIVFSYSGQTMEMIQCIKEMKAGGAPVIAVTRYYPSEVAQLADHVLYVAANESLFRNGAMSSRLSQLNVMDILYTAYASRNHEDTMRRLTKTHIYKPGDPEVLTQP, via the coding sequence ATGCAGAACGTTCTTTTACGCCTGCGGGAGGTGCAGCCCTCCCTCAGCAGCACCGAGCGGCAGATCGCGCAGTTCATTCTGGACAACCCGGACGAGACCACCACCCTTACCATCCGGGATCTGGCGCGGCGCTCCTTCTCCTCCCCTTCCAGCGTGGTGCGCATCTGCCGGGTCATCGGCTTTCAGGGCTACAAGGAGCTGCGCCACGCCCTGACGCTGGAGCTTGCCACCCTTGGGGAGAACGGCAGCCACCGGGAAAAGGACATCACCCCGCAGGACAGTTTGCAGGAGATCGCGGAAAAGGTGACCCACAAGAACATCCAGAGCCTGCTGGACACCCAGCGGCTGCTTTTGCTGGACGAGCTGGAGCAGTGCGTGGAGCTGATCGCCAACGCCCGCACGGTGCTGTTGTTCGGCATCGGCTCCTCGCTGTGCGTGGCAAAAGACACCTACCTGAAATTTTTGCGGCTGGACAAGCCCTGCGTGGTCAACGAGGACTCCCACTCCCAGCTTTTGCAGGCGCGCAACGCCACCGCGCAGGATGTGGGCATCGTGTTCTCCTACTCCGGGCAGACCATGGAGATGATCCAGTGCATCAAGGAGATGAAGGCGGGCGGCGCACCGGTGATCGCAGTGACCCGCTACTACCCCTCCGAGGTGGCGCAGCTGGCCGACCATGTGCTGTATGTGGCCGCCAACGAGAGCCTGTTCCGCAACGGTGCCATGTCCTCCCGGCTTTCCCAGCTGAACGTGATGGATATCCTGTACACCGCCTACGCCAGCCGCAACCACGAGGACACCATGCGCCGCCTGACCAAGACTCATATCTATAAGCCCGGTGACCCGGAGGTGCTGACCCAGCCGTAA
- a CDS encoding AraC family transcriptional regulator, whose product MLTYNMDVTPESVWKRTTPSEAELAQPYYCTEAGVFYAQQHFSTARTDKESYLLFYTLRGAGLIEQGESHVVLSTGQALLLNCRTPQSYCTAPGQSCWHHYWVHLDGAGVAAMEPLLLPGKKLTPVQLTGVKMQEYFETLLAQMERSTVDSMVTTGLALHEMLALCARGILAQAEATSARQVILQAAETLRKNYQQELCLADLLAEAHMSKSYFLRLFRRYMGTTPYNYLVNFRITQAKELLVLTDHSVSEIAQKAGFGDASNFSTRFAKATGQSPLQYRKSALKSAEER is encoded by the coding sequence ATGCTGACCTACAACATGGATGTGACCCCGGAAAGCGTTTGGAAGCGCACCACCCCCAGCGAAGCAGAGCTGGCACAGCCCTACTACTGCACCGAGGCAGGGGTGTTTTACGCCCAGCAGCACTTTTCCACCGCCCGCACCGATAAAGAAAGCTACCTTCTGTTTTACACCCTCCGGGGTGCGGGACTGATTGAGCAGGGGGAAAGCCATGTGGTACTCAGCACCGGGCAGGCGCTGCTGCTGAATTGCCGCACGCCGCAGAGCTACTGTACCGCCCCGGGGCAAAGCTGCTGGCATCATTACTGGGTGCATCTGGACGGCGCAGGGGTCGCCGCTATGGAGCCGCTGCTGCTGCCGGGCAAAAAACTGACCCCGGTGCAGCTCACCGGGGTCAAGATGCAGGAATATTTTGAGACGCTTTTAGCGCAGATGGAGCGCAGCACCGTGGACAGCATGGTGACCACCGGCTTGGCGCTCCACGAGATGCTGGCCCTGTGCGCCCGTGGCATCCTTGCACAGGCTGAAGCCACCAGCGCACGGCAGGTCATTTTGCAGGCGGCGGAGACCCTGCGCAAGAATTACCAGCAGGAACTTTGCCTTGCCGACCTGCTGGCAGAAGCGCACATGAGCAAAAGCTATTTTCTGCGCCTGTTCCGGCGGTATATGGGTACGACACCGTATAATTATCTGGTCAACTTCCGCATTACACAGGCAAAGGAACTGCTTGTCCTCACCGACCACAGCGTCAGCGAAATTGCACAGAAGGCAGGCTTTGGCGATGCCAGCAACTTTTCCACCCGCTTTGCAAAAGCCACCGGGCAAAGCCCCCTGCAATACCGCAAAAGTGCGCTGAAAAGTGCAGAAGAACGATAA